In the Populus trichocarpa isolate Nisqually-1 chromosome 1, P.trichocarpa_v4.1, whole genome shotgun sequence genome, ggattattttttcaaactttgaaaTCTTAGAATGCTgacagttatttttttaaaatttgaaattttaaaatttaaaatgttggcagtcattttttcaaagcttgaattttttttaaaaaaaaattgaaaatcaaaatttaaaatattggcggtttttttcaaagtttgaatttgaatttacttttaaaaaattaaatttttaacagtaacatataaaactgaaaattaaaaatattcatataaataaattttaaatttaattttaaaatatatcttttaactttcatattacttcattaattttatattacttttataaattactcatattaattatataattaataacatcataattatattatatataaaatatctaaattatttatataattatattaaaattaatttaacatgaaatatattaaaatataattggcttttctaaatagttttttaccaTTGGAATGCACATAAtcaaaaaagctatatttatactatttaaaaagtcattttatcaatttggctctttaatttagtattttgcattggagatgctcttagatagaaaaagaattacaacttataaaaaacatagagaTAAGACAAGACACGCAAGCCCGATTTAATATTACAATcattcaaccataaaaacacaATCGTATTGGTCTTTAATGTCCATAATTATCCATCATGCATAAGAACATATtaatatacataataaaattattgcatgcttcaattataattattggCTCTAtgtgcaatttaaaaaaaaatctaacacttagaaatattaaattcaaatccaatttgataatttccCAATTTAATATAGattcttttattgaaaaaatattttttaaaatttaataagaaaattaatcatattaaaattcttattaatatcctaaactattttaggatcaattaaataaaacaatttgggTTTAAAAACTCTCTAATCCTAATCCTATATgacaaaactcaaaaaaattgatttaaacatttcaattcaattataatctaattaggaaatttaattctataattaatttaatttaggatttcaattttaatataaaatcattattccATATATGAAgggttaaattataaattcagcCCCTAAATATACCTAAAAGTAATTAGATATAAGTTGCAGGGGTAGAATCATAATTCTCACACTCAAACAACCATAAACAAAGCTGAAGGgcataattgtaatttttcccATATCTCCTTTATGCTGCAGCAGCCTTGTTGTTGCCGACGTGGTCTGCCCACGTCGGTGGCAGCCATCGTGGGCGGTGGCAGCCATCAGCAACTGCAACAATACTGTCATTGCACTTGGTGGCAGCACAGGGCAACAGCCCTCGCGTTGCTCTAGTCTGGTGTTGTTGTGGCTTTTTTGCCATCGGCATCTGGTTGTGGATGTAGCACAGTCAGGTGCACCAGCAACGTTGGTGTAGCCGCTAGCTGTTGTTGCAACCAcctaaaacaatttgaaaaaaaaacatatcagtgGTGAATTTCTGTCAAATCTGGCCAGACTGGTAACCATAAAGAAtaatcagagaaaaaaaaatacttttttggaaaattaaatttgcacacaaatttaattcataattaatgtcaataataattaaaacatgcaaTTAACAAACCTAATTGTCTAACGAAGGCTCTGATACCCCTATTGAGTTCCCGAATATTATACACGCAAtggaaacaataaaacaaaattatttctgAAGTCCCTAAGATCCCGTTAGAAAGATCAAACATTGTTTAAGGGTTTATTACCTGAAGATTTGATTTTCTTCCAATTATCCAGCCTCCAACgataatccacacgaaccaccaaTTAGAAATCTCATAAATCTCTATTTAGAATAGAGGGATTTCTATGCGTAGAGTGTTAACTCTCTATTCTGTGACTTACGTAATTTTTTTGTCTAATAGAAAACCACACTAAAATAAAAGTCATGGTGTACTATTTATAAGGAAATctgaaaaaccctataaattggaaaaatatcaatttttcctttaaataatattcatatattaattcaggataatccatgtattaattatattttaatccttaatttctaaaatatattttaatcaagtcatacttaattaaaccattccaatttattttctgattaatggctcttaatgtgtgtgacccattaggtttctaatatgttgatccaaatataaattctaattctaattaaatataatttaataaattaaataatttaatttattatcaattcaacaattgattaagttatatttgaagatcagatGCATCGTCTAGCAACATGTCATGATCCTTCAAATATTAGAAAggtcattagtggtttgacttaacctttcagtgaccgGTTtatcagtgtaattaatatccttttatcgataatgttctgatttaacattaaagcatgaagtatgtctatcatgttaaatcatgtttgttctctataTAATAGTCACTGattgtttgaataagatttgaaactcttttcaaatatcATTCCACCTTGAATAAGGATTtctcaatcaatattattttgagagcagatgaaacatttttcttaattcacctagggtgatgaatactctcttgatcactcaagtaccttcatataattcatgttatactCAATGTCCACTCCTTcgttacctcgattaagataacatgtaacaagattaaaatataacgttctttatataaaataacttagtgatttcaagtctatgaatcacttacacaaccatcacGTAAGTCTTTCCATAGATATAGAGGATCTCTATATATGGAATTCTCATGCGGTTCAGTTCAACATACATTtcttatgacaagcacctacatgTTAGTTCTAgatatttcttatatattagtttatgagaacaactacttcctttcataaagaaaagaacataatatatattagtctATGACTCTAATAAATGTCCAGTATTCAAGAGAGCATCAACCaagaatatttattatattatataaatattaaaaataaataaaacctttattaataaaaatatatatttaaatgaatataataatatcacatataacaGACTGATTGGCAACATATTAAACTaatgtaaattatttattaatgaaacCTTGGGATTATCAGGCTGGGGGGTGTAACTAAGCTCATCTTGAAAAATACTGACTACAGGAGTATGGACTGACCATGCAGGAGATAACCCACCAGGGTAAAAGAATAAATATGTAAGTTGCATATGTAAATAATGTCACAAGAAAAGGGAGTAAAATTTACAAATGAAACTCTGATAAAATCTTGTGTCTGTGATGGAAGAAATTTGAATCcaaaatttggttctcaaaatGCATACATCACCTCATACCATCGGTGCTTGCTTTGAAGCATTCATCACCTCCTTAACAacatttaaccttttttttttcaatttcttttcttttcgatAATACGACGACGACGAAAACAGAGCCTTAATCCTTCagcataattttattatcattaatgaaTCCATCTTAtactagaaatttaaaaataaaaaaccatagtTGATGGCatatttaagtttaaatttaaagtgaattccattcattaatttttactattaatattttattgggaGTTATTCTCCAACAAAAGTTATCTAACATGtaactttaatataattaaaataaattaaaaattaaaaatactaaaagatcTCAAACAAATAACTTTGATCATGGTGTTTGTGATTTTATATTACTTGTGAGTTATTACCTTTCATGTCAAGGGTAAGATTTATCCTTTGTACCAAGAGGCTcatgctgaaaaaaaaaaggttgatatAGTCATTGACTTAATCAAAAATCTtaattgttacttttttttattttttttcaaaataatataattttaattttttttgttttaatcgaTTATCTCGACCCGACCCATGATctaataagtataaaaaaaaattctaacttTCCAATCTATTACAAAATtaagtaatatgttttttttcaagaaaaaaataacaaatcttaAGTCTTAATCCAAGATGCTTGTAGTaagattattttcttcttcttctttatgtaTCTGCCTACAAAGCAACATGAGCTTATTTCTTCAATCTTAAATtagaacagaaaaaacaaaaatattttatttatttatttatttaagaatgtTTGTCAAAAGAAACCATTTAGAATTAAATCTTTTTCATTCATTGATATTAATGTGACTTgagaatgcaattttttttattaatagaatagaacaattttataatgatcatatattaacaataaagcataaaaatcaaagcatgatataaaataattattagttcatataatattttaaatttcattttccacaataataaaaacataactaCTAAGATTTAAATAATCGTAATctcattataataaaacaatattaactattttaaattataattagagttaGAGCTCCATGCAGCAGCAAAACGATAACCGTGCTTTATGGTGAAAGCTGGTTACTTTCGAATCTCTCCCATCCCCTGAGACCTGAAATAAATCCATGCAGCAGACTTGGTTTAAAGTATACACCAAACATGAATTGAAACTAACACACCAGCAGCCACAGAACAGGGACATTCGCTAGAGCTGCTCTAGGCAGACATGGCAACAAGTGCACTTTGTGCTCCTACTCGATAGTCCAGACATGGAAAATGGGAGTAAAGAGTGCAGAAAGGAAAGGAATTTCAAGTAATCAAGGCTGTTTCTCTCTATTTGAGAAACACAGAATTTGTTCGCATGttaaaagggaaagggaaaattTCACAAGCCATGTTCCATACATACTCAGAACATGAGTAAACAACACAGCTTATGGTTATCAACATGACAGCTTACAATACATACCCGCAATCTACCACCAGTTCAAACTGAAAAACATGGCAGGCCCTCCTATGTTACACAAcgtttttttgctttctattcTGCATTTTTTTCCGTCTTCACCCTCATTTACAAAGATCAGCTGGATGTCCAGATACTAGGTTCTTTGTCTGACTCTTCGGCCATTGGTGTCACAACCATCTGAAAGTTGGGCCCATACACTCCGTGACTTTCCACCTTCACTGCTGCAATCCTCCTCACAACCTGCCACCGTCTTCAGTAACTCTGATTGCAGTGATGGGCAGTTCTCCTTGAGGTAGGTAAAGCCATCTGACCGCATTACAGCTGCAGTAATGATGCCCAAAGGAGATGAGAAAACCGTATCAAGCACCAACAATTCATCATATATTGAACAATGAGGCATATCTATAAATCTCAAATTTCCAACTGTGCAGTTCATGAATAAAAGGAGATACAGACATATAATGTACACCTGTGGTTAATAGCAATAGTTTGCATTATGTGATGCTTTTAAGTTTCAAGTGAAAACCTTGACACATTACTCCAGTGGGAACATTTGGTTCCCTCATAAATACCACTTCATTTACTTCTGTCCTCATTCCTCATTATCTTCCCGTACAAGTTGGGCACACTATGAAGAGCTACATTTTAGATGTGCGAATTGAAGACAATTTTGCCTGGCTACACAGATGTATGACGTGGAACATGATTGCCAAGCAGTTAATCTATGCCCTCCAAAGCTACATCAAAACAAGGTTGATGTGATTGATGTGAGGCCCTTCTCCTACCACCACCAAGTGATAACTTGGCAACATATTTATGCAGAGGACTTATTTTTTTACAGTTCTTCACAGCTGGATTTCACAAAGGCCCTTAGCCTATCCCCTCAATTGACACTGTTTATTTTGACAGTCATACAATTCTCTAAATAATGAATGGTAAGGGAAATTCAAAAGGGGAGACTAGAAATTACCTGCAAGGTTTTCAGCAGCGAATTTTAGGCAAACAGCTTTTAACTCTGTTGCGTGATGACCATCAGCCAAGGCAAGGATGCTGGAAACAGAATTCACAGATATATCCTTGCAGAGATGAGACTCGCACATCAGTCTGAGTCTGTCCATACCATACCTGTCTGCTGCAGCTAGCAGCTTTGTTGTTAATGTTTCAGACACGGAGCAGACAGGAGAAGAGCTAGAAGTTGCCATGTCCACATCTTCAGTGAGAGTATCTCGGTATATGAAGTGCAGCATAGCCTGTAGGGAATCAcataaggaaataaataaacacagaaAACCAACAAGAACACAAATCCTGACCCAATATGCCTTTAAAAGATTCGATCTTATGGGAATAAAAATCACCTTGAAAACCACAGGTTCTAGATCAGAAATGACAATCTCTTGTTCATCTTCCTCTACGCCATCATCAAAAAATTTAGATCGAAAAAAAGGAGATCGGGCAGACAACACCAATTTGTGAGCATGGAATTTTTCCCCTGCCACGTTAAAAATAACATCTGAACCTTCCATATTGTCGAGCAGCATGCCAAAATGAGCTCCTATATCAGACTCTGGAACCTGAATTGAGTTTAACTGGGAACAATTTGTTGCGGAAACTACTACTCCAACAGTACAATTAATTTTCAAGCAATCATCCTTAAGGTAATCCGATGATTCAAGCATTGCTCGTCTGAAAAATCGCTTGTAACCCCTAcattaaagaaaacaagacaGTATAAACATCTAAGTCCAAAAGTTGCCATTGAATCATTTCAAAATAAGGACCTAGCCTGTCTCAAATATATATCTCAAAAGTCAGGAAAACTGGGAGGTTGAAATTCAAATATATTGAACATTTTACATATCCACACCAAGCAGAAGGAGGCAAACGTACAAAGGAAATAATAGAGATAAAGCAGGGAAGAGGGTAAAAAAAGGGGCCacttaaataaaatgaatcaaaattctAGTCTTAACTCACAAGTCAATGCAAGGAAGATGACATAAATGCagaagaaacaaatataaaagattaGCCATGACTATTGCTGAAGCTATGCAAAATCATACTAGAAAGCTGGGATAGAGCCCTGGTACCATAAAGGTGCACGATCAGTGCTTTCTGTATCTGACAGTTAATTAAACTTCAACACCTGTTCACAGAAAGTATACATAGAGAAAGTGGAACACtctgaagaaaaataaattatcaaaggAATGAAAGCcattaaagagaaagaaaacaagaaagttaAATAGAGGAAAAGCAGGATGCAAAAGAAACCAGATCCAAAGACTTCAAAAGTGTTTTAGAGTAAAACATATAACAGGAGTGCTCAGATTATCTAGCAAACTCGAAGTAAGATGCTCAACCACAAACTCTACATCACACAGTGGAATAACATCCCAAGTTCAAGGTGCTCTTCTTTACCTAATCGTCAATGCCAAACGTCCATCAATCAGAGAGCTGATTTACATTTTCAATTGTATAAGTTCTCGAAaatcttttcaaggtaaatattAACATTGATGAGCCTAACCCTTATAAGCTAGAATGGAATGTAAAGAGAGAGAATATTCAGCACCCTAAAATGTTCCTAAATTTTCAGAAGAGTCAAGCAGCATTTAACGGTCTATGTTATCTGGTGTGTACTTTCTATACTTAAAGAGTGATTTCTACAGAAGGCATGCTAATCACAGAGTTGTTACAGAAGTAAAAGTTGTCATTTCCATCTTAATATGGGTCGACCATGACTACTATGACCTCTATGATTTGAGAATTGGAGACAGAATCACAGAGATTAGTTGTACCTTAAAAATTAATGGAGTGAAGAACAGGTTCTGAATTACAAACAATATCCCTTCAAATTCAGTAGAGGTGTAGAACCTGGACTACACTGATTAACGATCTCCTTACTGGTaacttttttcaattcaaagaaCACCATCAAGCTCTAGCATTAAACAGCAAACTTATAGGAACACCATCACTTTGATCTTGCTAATTCACATCAATTTAACTTTATTTCGAAATAATTACTGAGCTAGTGGCGTTTG is a window encoding:
- the LOC18094764 gene encoding BTB/POZ and MATH domain-containing protein 4, producing the protein MLESSDYLKDDCLKINCTVGVVVSATNCSQLNSIQVPESDIGAHFGMLLDNMEGSDVIFNVAGEKFHAHKLVLSARSPFFRSKFFDDGVEEDEQEIVISDLEPVVFKAMLHFIYRDTLTEDVDMATSSSSPVCSVSETLTTKLLAAADRYGMDRLRLMCESHLCKDISVNSVSSILALADGHHATELKAVCLKFAAENLAAVMRSDGFTYLKENCPSLQSELLKTVAGCEEDCSSEGGKSRSVWAQLSDGCDTNGRRVRQRT